In Odontesthes bonariensis isolate fOdoBon6 chromosome 6, fOdoBon6.hap1, whole genome shotgun sequence, one genomic interval encodes:
- the gal3st1a gene encoding galactosylceramide sulfotransferase, which translates to MTGRKGRSMCKGLVLGTLLTSFMILLYCLSTPQVHFTLPEVPVPYSCAHRPSQLQTKQTTNSSQKPSERPCSPKVDIMFMKTHKTASSTFLNILFRFGEKHRLKFAFPDSRNDFFYPSLFQRSQVKDYRPGMCFNIICNHMRFNAPEVAKLLPTDTSYITILRDPAELFESSFHYFGRLVPLTWKIPGDDKLTEFLRDPHSYFDPEGFNSFYLKNLLFFDFGQVNTLELNDPQVDKGIKFISKRFQLVMLVEYFEESLILLKDALCWEMDDLLFFKLNARKGSTVSKLTPELRARALEWNAIDWKVYQHFNQTFWEKVDAYGRQRMAEDVAELRKRNKKMASICIEGGRAVEAGSIQETAMQPWQPIGEKSIMGYNLKKNVDKAHRKLCRKMLMPEIQYLTELGVNLWITKLWGHVRDIINW; encoded by the exons ATGACTGGCAGGAAAGGGAGGTCCATGTGCAAAGGCCTGGTCCTGGGTACACTACTGACCAGCTTCATGATCCTGCTGTACTGCCTCTCCACCCCACAGGTCCACTTCACTCTGCCTGA GGTCCCAGTACCTTACTCTTGTGCCCACCGTCCATCCCAGCTCCAAACCAAGCAAACCACAAACAGCTCACAAAAACCATCTGAACGGCCCTGTTCTCCTAAAGTGGATATCATGTTCATGAAGACTCACAAAACAGCAAGTAGCACCTTCCTCAACATACTTTTCCGCTTCGGTGAGAAGCACCGGCTCAAATTTGCCTTCCCAGACAGCAGGAACGACTTCTTCTATCCGTCCCTCTTCCAGCGCTCACAGGTGAAAGACTACAGACCTGGAATGTGCTTCAATATCATCTGCAATCATATGCGTTTCAATGCACCTGAGGTGGCAAAGCTGCTACCTACAGACACGTCCTACATCACGATTCTGCGAGATCCTGCTGAGCTTTTCGAGTCATCGTTCCATTATTTTGGCCGACTGGTGCCTCTAACCTGGAAGATACCAGGTGATGACAAGCTGACAGAGTTCCTGCGTGACCCTCACAGCTACTTTGATCCAGAAGGCTTTAATTCTTTCTACCTCAAAAATCTGCTGTTCTTTGACTTTGGACAAGTCAACACTCTGGAGCTGAATGATCCACAGGTAGACAAGGGAATCAAATTCATCTCTAAGCGTTTCCAGCTGGTCATGTTGGTGGAATACTTTGAGGAGTCACTGATCCTGCTCAAAGATGCACTCTGCTGGGAGATGGATGACTTGCTCTTCTTCAAGCTGAATGCCCGCAAAGGATCCACTGTGTCTAAACTTACTCCTGAGCTGAGGGCCAGGGCCCTGGAGTGGAATGCAATTGACTGGAAGGTATACCAGCATTTCAACCAAACATTTTGGGAAAAAGTAGACGCATATGGACGGCAGCGTATGGCTGAGGACGTGGCAGAGCTGAGGAAGAGAAACAAGAAGATGGCATCTATCTGCATTGAGGGAGGGCGTGCTGTGGAGGCTGGAAGCATTCAGGAGACAGCCATGCAGCCCTGGCAGCCGATCGGAGAGAAATCTATCATGGGCTATAACTTGAAGAAGAATGTGGACAAAGCACATAGGAAGTTGTGCCGTAAGATGTTGATGCCAGAGATCCAATACTTAACAGAACTTGGGGTGAACCTGTGGATCACCAAGCTGTGGGGACATGTCCGAGACATCATTAACTGGTGA
- the lztr1 gene encoding leucine-zipper-like transcriptional regulator 1 gives MSLRKMSCKSTKVAPSVDFDHSCSDSVEYLTLNFGPFETVHRWRRLPPCDEFVGARRSKHTVVAYRDAIYVFGGDNGKNMLNDLLRFDVKDCSWCRAFTTGTPPAPRYHHSAVVYGSSMFVFGGYTGDIYSNSNLKNKNDLFEYKFATGQWTEWKVEGSLPVARSAHGATVYNDKLWIFAGYDGNARLNDMWTINLQDREHACWEEIDQSGEIPPSCCNFPVAVCWDKMFVFSGQSGAKITNNLFQFEFKGHMWTRIPTEHLLRGSPPPPQRRYGHTMVAFDRHLYVFGGAADNTLPNELHCYDVDSQTWEVILPSLDSEMPSGRLFHAAAVIQDAMYIFGGTVDNNVRSGEMYRFQFSSYPKCTLHEDYGKLWENRQFCDVEFILGEREERVLGHIAIVTARCQWLRKKILQACDRQQQRTKQESSEEIDEAAGGPRDIPASNRPSGTQPLLEVSIREAEAQPFEVLMQFLYTDKIQYPRRGHVQDVLLIMDVYKLALSFKLSRLEQLCVQYIEASVDLQNVLSVCENANKLQLDQLKEHCLNFVVKESHFNQVIMTKEFERLSTPLIVEIVRRKQQPPPRVYSDQPVDIGTSLVQDMKAYLEGGGLEFCNIILLLDGHPRPAHQAILAARSSYFEAMFRSFMPEDGQVNISIGEMVPSKQAFESMLRYIYYGDVNMPPEDSLYLFAAPYYYGFSNNRLQAYCKQNLEMNVTVENVLQIMEAADKTQALDMKKHCLHIIVHQFIKVSKLPNLRSLSQLLLLDIIESLATHISDKQCAEMGSDI, from the exons ATGAGTTTGCGAAAAATGTCCTGCAAATCAACGAAAGTGGCCCCGAGTGTTGATTTCGACCACAGCTGCTCCGACAGTGTGGAATATTTGACGCTAAACTTTGGCCCATTTGAGACTGTTCATCGTTGGAGAAGACTCCCTCCGTGTGATGAGTTTGTTGGTGCAAG GCGCAGCAAACACACTGTTGTTGCTTACAGGGATGCCATTTACGTGTTTGGGGGAGACAACGG GAAGAACATGCTGAATGATTTGCTCCGCTTTGATGTGAAGGACTGCTCTTGGTGTCG GGCTTTCACCACTGGAACTCCTCCAGCTCCCAGATACCACCACTCTGCTGTGGTCTATGGCAGCagcatgtttgtttttg GGGGCTACACTGGAGACATCTACTCAAATTCAaacctgaaaaataaaaatgacctTTTTGAGTACAAGTTTGCCACAGGGCAGTGGACCGAATGGAAAGTGGAAGGAAG CTTGCCAGTGGCCAGATCCGCACATGGTGCTACAGTTTACAATGATAAGCTGTGGATATTTGCTGGCTATGATGGAAATGCAAG GCTGAATGACATGTGGACCATCAATCTGCAGGATCGAGAGCATGCATGCTGGGAAGAG ATTGATCAGAGCGGTGAGATTCCCCCCTCTTGCTGCAACTTCCCGGTAGCTGTATGCTGGGACAAGATGTTTGTATTTTCTGGTCAGAGTGGAGCCAAGATCACCAATAACCTCTTTCAGTTTGAGTTTAAAGGCCACAT GTGGACACGTATCCCAACTGAGCATTTACTGCGAGGCTCCCCGCCACCTCCCCAGAGACGTTATGGGCACACAATGGTTGCTTTTGACCGCCACCTATATGTATTTGGAGGTGCTGCTGACAACACTCTGCCCAATGAGCTGCACTGCTATGATGTGGACTCTCAGACTTGGGAGGTGATCCTGCCCAGCCTTGACAGTGAG ATGCCCAGTGGGAGACTCTtccatgctgctgctgtgatTCAAGATGCCATGTACATCTTCGGAGGGACAGTGGACAACAACGTACGCAGCGGTGAGATGTACAGATTCCAG TTCTCGAGCTACCCAAAGTGTACCCTCCACGAGGATTATGGCAAACTGTGGGAGAACCGACAGTTTTGTGACGTGGAGTTTATACTGGGAGAG agagaggagagagtcTTGGGGCATATTGCCATAGTGACTGCGAGATGTCAGTGGCTGCGCAAGAAAATCCTGCAGGCTTGTGATAGGCAGCAGCAG AGGACCAAACAGGAGAGCAGTGAGGAAATTGACGAGGCTGCTGGAGGCCCGAGGGATATCCCAGCGAGCAATAGACCATCGGGCACACAGCCCCTGCTGGAGGTATCCATCAGGGAAGCAGAGGCCCAGCCTTTTGAAGTCTTAATGCAGTTTCTCTACACAGACAAGATCCAGTACCCCCGCAGAG GTCATGTCCAGGACGTTCTTCTGATCATGGATGTATACAAACTGGCCTTAAGCTTTAAGCTTTCACGGCTGGAGCAGCTTTGTGTGCAGTACATCGAGGCATCTGTGGACCTGCAGAATGTTCTCAGTGTATGTGAAAATGCCAACAAGCTGCAACTGGACCAGCTTAAG GAGCACTGTCTTAATTTTGTGGTGAAGGAGTCCCACTTTAACCAAGtgatcatgacaaaagagtttgagcgTCTTTCCACCCCGCTGATAGTGGAGATAGTGCGGCGAAAGCAGCAGCCTCCGCCCAGGGTTTATTCGGACCAACCTGTGGACATTGGGACCTCCTTGGTTCAGGACATGAAGGCTTACCTGGAGGGAGGCGGCCTGGAGTTCTGCAACATTATTCTGCTGTTGGATGGCCACCCACGACCTGCACATCAAGCCATACTGGCAGCCCGATCCAG TTACTTTGAGGCAATGTTCCGCTCCTTCATGCCAGAGGACGGTCAGGTAAATATATCCATCGGTGAGATGGTCCCCAGCAAGCAGGCTTTTGAGTCTATGCTGCGTTATATCTATTATGGTGATGTCAACATGCCTCCAGAGGATTCCCT CTATTTGTTTGCTGCACCGTATTACTATGGGTTCTCCAATAACAGGCTGCAGGCTTACTGTAAGCAGAATCTGGAGATGAACGTCACTGTGGAGAATGTCTTGCAG ATTATGGAGGCAGCTGACAAGACCCAGGCTCTGGACATGAAGAAACACTGCCTCCATATTATTGTCCACCAGTTCATAAAG GTATCCAAGCTCCCCAACCTGCGGTCTCTCAGCCAGCTGCTCTTGTTGGACATCATTGAGTCTCTAGCTACACACATATCAGACAAACAGTGTGCAGAGATGGGCTCCGATATTTAG
- the cldn26 gene encoding claudin-24: protein MVFLTTKMMQRTALFVTFGGLVTSLITTFLPLWKTMNSDLNEVENWFSGLWHTCLYTEEVGIQCKAYESILGLPMDLQISRVLMLMSIGTGGLAVLAAFPGLEGVKMCVWQPGVKRGLLIFAGVLSWISGLTTLVPVSIVAYTTVVEFWDEGFPDVMPRWEYGEAMFSGWFGGLALVIGGTLFFVAVCMGDYDQRPLRVPNNLQVNHRAKHYLKTEVL, encoded by the coding sequence ATGGTTTTTCTCACCACTAAAATGATGCAAAGAACTGCACTGTTTGTGACTTTCGGAGGCTTGGTCACATCTCTGATCACAACCTTCTTACCTCTGTGGAAGACAATGAACTCTGATCTCAATGAAGTGGAGAACTGGTTTTCAGGACTGTGGCACACTTGCCTCTACACTGAGGAGGTGGGAATTCAGTGTAAGGCCTATGAGTCCATCCTGGGACTCCCGATGGATTTGCAGATCTCAAGAGTTCTCATGCTAATGTCTATAGGCACTGGAGGTTTAGCTGTGTTGGCCGCCTTCCCAGGTCTGGAGGGAGTTAAGATGTGCGTTTGGCAGCCTGGTGTAAAAAGAGGGCTCCTTATCTTCGCCGGGGTGCTGTCCTGGATATCGGGGCTCACTACTCTGGTTCCTGTCTCTATTGTGGCGTACACGACTGTGGTAGAGTTCTGGGATGAAGGTTTTCCTGATGTGATGCCTCGGTGGGAATATGGCGAGGCAATGTTCTCTGGATGGTTTGGAGGTTTGGCACTGGTCATCGGAGGGACCCTGTTCTTTGTGGCTGTATGCATGGGGGACTACGACCAGCGGCCGCTGAGAGTACCAAACAACCTGCAGGTGAACCACAGGGCAAAGCACTACCTGAAGACAGAGGTTCTGTAG